The genomic window GCGCTCAGGCTCGAGCGGGCGCATCCGCGTCGCTGCCAGCAGCGTGGTGAGCTGCGTGGTGGCTGCCAGCAAAGACTCCGCCCCGACGGCCGCGTTGGCCTGGACGAATTCGAGTTGCCGCAGCAATGCGGCGTCAAGGATCGCATACGCCTGGAAGGCCGCAGAACGCAGCCTGACCATCCGGTTGTAGGCACCGACGAACCAGAACACCAGCAGCGCACAGCCGATCCAGAAAGCCAATGAATCGGGGACCGCACTCATCGCCGGACCAGAATGAAAAACGCCCTCCGTCCGCAAGCGGAGGGAGGGCGTCGGATACCGGTCATGCCGGCATGCTAACGCGCGGTGGCGCGTGGGGCCGATTACTCGGCTGCAGCGCCTTCGCCCGCGTCGGCCGTCGCAGTGTCGTCGCTCGAATTGCCAGCCAATTCGGCCGCTTCCGAATCGGCGATCGCGCGGCGCTCTGCCTCGTCCATGGCGTCCTTGACCTTGCGTGCCTGGTGGTACGCCATGCCGGTGCCTGCGGGAATCAGGCGGCCGACGATGACGTTTTCCTTCAGGCCGCGCAGTTCGTCGCGCTTGCCCATGATGGCCGCTTCGGTCAGCACGCGCGTGGTTTCCTGGAAGGAAGCCGCGGAGATGAACGAGTCGGTCGACAGCGATGCCTTCGTGATACCCAGCAGCAGGTTGGTGAACGTCGCGGGGATCTTGTCAGCGGCGCGCAGGGCGTCGTTGGTGTTGAGCATTTCGCTGCGTTCGACCTGTTCGCCGGAGATGTAGTTGGTGTCGCCGATGTTGTCGACAACGACCCGACGCAGCATCTGGCGAACGATCACCTCGATGTGCTTGTCGTTGATCTTCACACCTTGCAAGCGGTACACGTCCTGCACTTCGTCCACGATGTAGCGTGCGAGTTCTTCCGAGCCCAGCAGGCGCAGGATGTCCTGCGGGTCCGCCGGTCCGTCGACCACGCTTTCGCCCTTGTTCACGACTTGGCCTTCATGCACCAGGATGTTCTTTTCCTTCGGCACGAGGTCTTCATAGACGCCGCCTTCGGGATCGGTGATCTGCAGGCGAATCTTGCCCTTGGTCTCTTTACCGAACGACACGGTACCGGTCATCTCGGCCAGCATGCCCTTGTCCTTCGGTGAACGGGCTTCGAACAACTCCGCCACACGCGGCAGACCGCCGGTGATGTCGCGCGTCTTCTGACCTTCGACCGGAATGCGCGCCAGCACTTCGCCAGGACCCACGTCCTGGCCGTCGCGGATCTGAACCAGCGAGCCGATCGGGAAGCCGATCGTCACCGAGTGGTCGGTGCCGGGGATCTTCACTTCGTTGCCCGATGCGTCGATCAGCTTGACTTGCGGTCGCACGACCTTCGTGGCGCCGCGGCGCTTCGGATCGATCACGACGAGAGTCGACAGGCCCGTCACTTCGTCCACCTGCTTGGCAACCGTGAGGCCTTCCTCGACGTTTTCAAACTGGGTCTTGCCGGCGAACTCGGTAATGATCGGGCGCGTCAGAGGATCCCAGTTGGCAAGCACGTGGCCAGCCTTGACCTGTTGATCGGCCTTCACCGCCAGGATGGCGCCGTACGGCACCTTATGACGTTCGCGCTCGCGGCCATGCTCGTCGTGAATCACGATTTCGCCCGAACGCGAGATGACCACCAAATCGCCCTTGCCATTGGTCACGTAGCGCATCGTGGCGTTGAAGCCGATCGTGCCGTTGGACTTCGCTTCGACGCTGGAAGCGATCGCCGAACGCGATGCCGCACCGCCGATGTGGAAGGTCCGCATCGTCAGCTGCGTGCCGGGTTCGCCGATCGACTGCGCCGCGATCACACCGACAGCTTCGCCGATGTTGATGAGGCCGCCGCGACCGAGATCTCGTCCGTAGCAGGTGGCGCAGATACCAAAACGCGTCTCGCACGTGAGCGCGGTCCGCACCTTGACTTCGTCGACGCCTTGCGCCTCGAGCACTTCGATGTTGTCCTCGTCGAACATCTCGCCGGCCTTCAGCAGCACCGAACGATTTTCCGGATGCAGCACGTCTTCGGCCGCCGAACGACCGAGGATTCGGTCCCGCAACGATTCGATGGTTTCACCGCCTTCGACGATGGCGCGCATGAGGTAACCACCGTGCGTACCGCAGTCCTGCTCGATGACCACCAAGTCTTGCGTCACGTCGACCAGACGACGCGTCAGGTAACCCGAGTTAGCCGTCTTCAATGCCGTGTCGGCCAAGCCCTTACGGGCACCGTGGGTGGAGATGAAGTACTCCAGCACGTTCAGACCTTCGCGGAAGTTGGCGGTGATCGGCGTTTCGATGATCGAGCCGTCGGGCTTGGCCATCAAACCGCGCATGCCGGCAACCTGGCGAATCTGCGCGGCTGAACCGCGAGCGCCGGAGTCGGCCATCATGTAGATCGAGTTGAAGGACTCCTGCTCGACGTCCTTGCCGTGGCGATCGATGACGCGCTCTTTCGAGAGCTTGGACATCATGACCTTCGACACTTCGTCGCCGGCCTTGCCCCAGATGTCGACCACCTTGTTGTAGCGCTCGCCAGAGGTCACCAGACCCGAGACGTATTGCTGCTCGATCTCTTTTACTTCCTTGGCCGAGCGTTCGATGATGCCGTGCTTTTCAGCGGGCACCAGCATGTCGTCGATGGCGATCGAGATACCGGCTTTGGTGGCGAGACGGAAGCCGTTCTGCAACAGCTTGTCGGCGAACACCACGGTCTCTTTCAAGCCGCACTTGCGGAACGAGACGTTGATGAGCTTGGAAATTTCTTTCTTCTTCAGCGCCTTGTTGATGTTCGAGAACGGCAGGCCCTTCGGCAGGATCTCGGACAGCAGCGCACGGCCCACGGTCGTGTCGACGAGCGAGGTCGACGCGGTGAATTCGCCGGTTTCCTTGTCCTTGGCGTACTCGGTGATGCGCACCGCCACGCGGGCGGTCAGTTCGACCACGTCGGCGTCGAGTGCACGCTGAACTTCGCCGATGTCGGAGAAGATCAGGCCCTCGCCCTTGCCGTTGATGCGGTCGCGGGTCGTGTAGTACAGACCCAGCACCACGTCTTGCGACGGCACGATCGATGGTTCGCCGTTGGCCGGGAACAGCACGTTGTTGGAGGCCAGCATCAAGGTGCGGGCTTCCATCTGCGCTTCTACCGACAACGGCACGTGGACGGCCATCTGGTCACCGTCGAAGTCGGCATTGAAAGCCGCGCAAACGAGTGGGTGCAGCTGGATCGCCTTGCCTTCGATCAGGATCGGCTCGAACGCCTGAATGCCCAACCGGTGCAGCGTGGGCGCCCGGTTCAGCATGATCGGGTGCTCTTTGATCACCTCTTCCAGAATGTCCCAAACCACCGGCGTGCCGGATTCGACTTCCTTCTTGGCAGCCTTGATCGTCGTCGCGATGCCCATGGCCTCGAGGCGCGAGAAGATGAAAGGCTTGAACAGTTCGAGCGCCATCAGCTTGGGCAAGCCGCACTGATGCAGCTTGAGGGTCGGGCCCACCACGATGACCGAACGACCCGAGTAGTCGACCCGTTTGCCCAGCAAATTCTGGCGGAAACGACCGCTCTTGCCTTTGATCATGTCGGCAAGCGACTTGAGTGCACGCTTGTTGGCGCCCGTCATGGCCTTGCCGCGACGACCGTTGTCCAGCAGCGAGTCGACGGCTTCCTGCAGCATCCGCTTTTCATTGCGCGCAATGATTTCCGGCGCCTTCAGTTCCAGCAGACGGCGCAGGCGGCTGTTGCGGTTGATGACGCGGCGATACAGGTCATTCAGGTCGGAGGTCGCAAAGCGGCCACCGTCGAGCGGCACCAGCGGACGCAGGTCCGGCGGCAGCACCGGCAGCACGTCGAGCACCATCCAGTTGGGCTTGATGCCCGACTTGCGGAAGGCTTCGAGCACCTTGAGGCGCTTGGAGTTCTTCTTCACCTTGACTTCAGAGCCGGTCAGGTCGCCGCGCAGGCGTTCGATCTCGCTGTCGAGTTCGATGCCTTCGAGCAGATCCTTGATGCCTTCGGCGCCCATCTTGGCAGTGAACTCGTCACCGAATTCCTTGCGCTTGGTGTCGTAGTCGTCTTCGGACATGATCTCGCGCTTCTTCAGCGGGGTCATGCCAGGGTCGGTGATGACGTACGCTTCGAAATACAGCACACGTTCGATGTCGCGCAGGGTCATGTCGAGCACCAGGCCCAGACGCGACGGCAGCGATTTCAGGAACCAGATGTGGGCGCAAGGTGCGGCCAGATCGATGTGACCCATGCGCTCGCGGCGCACCTTGGTCTGCGTAACTTCAACGCCGCACTTCTCGCAAATGACACCGCGATGCTTGAGGCGCTTGTACTTGCCGCAAAGGCATTCGTAGTCCTTGATAGGACCAAAAATCTTTGCGCAAAACAGGCCGTCGCGCTCGGGCTTGAATGTGCGGTAGTTGATCGTTTCCGGCTTCTTCACTTCACCGAAAGACCACGAACGGATCTTCTCGGGCGAAGCCATGCGGATGCTGATGGCATCGAAATGCTCATCGGGCGTGAATTGCTTGAACAGGTCGAGTAGTGACTTCATGTGACTCTTTCCTTTTCTGCTTATGAACGTTCGAGTTCGATGTCGAGGCCGAGGGAACGAATTTCCTTGACCAGCACATTGAACGATTCCGGCATGCCGGCTTCGATGGAGTGTTCGCCCTTGACGATGCTCTCGTACACCTTGGTACGGCCCACAACGTCGTCGGACTTCACCGTCAGCATTTCCTGCAGCACGTAGGCGGCGCCGTAGGCTTCGAGTGCCCACACTTCCATTTCGCCGAAACGCTGACCACCGAACTGAGCCTTGCCGCCCAGCGGTTGTTGCGTGACGAGCGAGTACGGACCCGTCGAGCGCGCGTGCATCTTGTCGTCCACCAAATGGTGAAGCTTCAGGAAGTGCATGTAGCCGATGGTGACCGGGCGATCGAACTGATCACCCGTGCGGCCGTCGTACAGGTAGGCCTGCGTGCGCGTGTCGGTGAGACCCTTGAGCTTGGCGATCTCTTCCGGATAGGCGAGCTTCAGCATGCCGCGGATTTCTTCTTCCGAGGCACCGTCGAACACCGGCGTCGCGAAGGTCACGCCGGCGGCCAGATTGGCGGCCATCGCCAGCACATCGCTGTCGCTCAGCTGCGCCAGGTCTTCCTTGCGGCCGGAGCCGTTGTAGAACTGGTCCATGAACTTGCGCACTTCGGCCACCTTGGCCTCGGCTTGCAGCATGTCGCCGATGCGCTGACCGATGCCCTTGCCGGCCCAGCCCAAATGCACTTCGAGGACCTGGCCCACGTTCATGCGCGAAGGCACGCCCAGCGGGTTCAGGCAGATGTCGCACGGCGTGCCGTCGGCCATGTGGGGCATGTCCTCGACCGGAACGATCTTGGACACGACACCCTTGTTGCCGTGACGACCGGCCATCTTGTCGCCGGGTTGCAGGCGGCGCTTGACGGCAAGGTAAACCTTGACCATCTTCAGCACGCCCGCCGGCAGCTCGTCGCCTTGCGTCAGCTTCTTGCGCTTCTCTTCGAACATCAGATCGAAGCTGTGACGTGTTTGCTCCAGCGAGTTCTTGATCGATTCAAGCTGCGAGGCCACTTCGTCGTCCGCTGGGCGGATGTCGAACCAGTGGAACTTCTCGACCGACGTGAGGTACGCCTTGTCGAGCTTGGTGCCCTTGGCCAGCTTGTTCGGGCCACCATTCGCAGCCTTGCCGGTCAGCAGCTTCTCGATACGGTCGAACGCATCGGCTTCGACGATGCGAAGCTGGTCGTTCAGGTCGAGGCGGAAGCGCTTGAGTTCGTCGTCGATGATCTGCTGCGCACGCTTGTCGCGCACGATGCCTTCGCGGGTGAACACCTGCACGTCGATCACGGTGCCTTGCGAGCCCTGATCCACCCGCAGCGAGGTGTCCTTCACATCGGATGCCTTCTCGCCGAAGATGGCGCGGAGCAACTTTTCTTCAGGCGTCAGCGTGGTCTCGCCCTTCGGCGTGACCTTGCCCACCAGCGTATCGCCCGGCTGCACTTCGGCACCGACGTAGATGATCCCGGATTCGTCCAGCCGGTTGAGCTGTTGCTCGGCAAGGTTCGGGATGTCGCGGGTAATTTCTTCGGCACCCAACTTGGTGTCGCGCGCCATGACCACCAGCTCTTCGATGTGAATCGAGGTGTAGCGGTCTTCGGCGACGATCCGTTCGCTGATCAGGATCGAGTCTTCGAAGTTGTAGCCGTTCCATGGCATGAACGCGATCAGCATGTTCTGGCCGAGGGCCAGTTCGCCGAGGTCGGTCGATGCGCCGTCCGCCACCACGTCGCCCTTGGAGATGTGGTCGCCGCGCGCCACGATCGGGCGCTGATGAATGTTGGTGTTCTGGTTCGAACGCTGATACTTGATCAGGTTGTAGATGTCCACACCGACTTCACCGGCCGCCGCTTCGGCGTCGTTCACGCGCACCACGACACGGGTCGCATCGACATAGTCGACCACGCCGCCGCGGGTGGCCGTGACCACGGTACCGGAGTCGACCGCGGAAACGCGCTCGATGCCGGTGCCGACGAACGGCTTTTCAGGGCGCAGCACAGGCACGGCCTGACGCTGCATGTTGGCACCCATCAATGCGCGATTGGCATCGTCGTGCTCCAGGAACGGCACCAGGGATGCCGCGACCGACACGATCTGCGCCGGCGACACGTCCATGTACTGGACGCGCTCGGCACCGACCAGGATCGATTCGCCGGCTTCACGTGCGGAAACCAGGTCGCCGGTCAGCTTGCCGTCCTTGTCCAGAACCGCATTGGCCTGGGCAATGACGTACTTGCCTTCTTCGATGGCCGACAAATAGTCGATGTCCATCGTGACCTTGCTGTCAGCCACGCGACGGTAGGGCGTTTCGATGAAGCCGTATTCGTTCAGGCGGGCGTACAGAGCCAGCGAATTGATCAGGCCGATGTTCGGGCCTTCAGGCGTTTCGATCGGGCACACGCGGCCGTAATGGGTCACGTGCACGTCGCGCACTTCAAAGCCGGCACGTTCACGCGTCAAACCGCCCGGGCCAAGAGCCGAAACACGGCGCTTGTGGGTGATTTCGGACAACGGGTTCGTCTGGTCCATGAACTGCGACAGCTGCGACGCGCCGAAGAACTCTTTCAACGCCGCCGAGATCGGCTTGCTGTTGATCAGGTCGTGCGGCATCAGCGGCTCTTGCTCCGCTTGACCCAAACGTTCCTTCACGGCCTTTTCGATCCGTGCCAAACCGGTGCGGTACTGGTTTTCGGCCAGTTCGCCGACGCAACGTACGCGTCGATTGCCGAGGTGGTCGATGTCGTCGACTTCGCCGTTGCCATTGCGCAGGTCGACGAGGATCTTGACCACTGCCAGGATGTCTTCGTTGGTCAACACCATCGGACCGGTCGACTCGTCGCGACCGACCTTGGCGTTGAACTTCATGCGGCCGACGCGCGAAAGATCGTACGTGTCCGGGTTGTAGAACAGACGCTGGAACAGCGCTTGCACCGCGTCTTCCGTCGGCGGCTCGCCGGGACGCATCATGCGGTAGATGGCCACGCGCGCTGCGAACTCGTCGACGGTTTCGTCGATGCGAAGGGTTTGCGAGATGTACGCGCCTTGGTCGAGTTCGTTGGTGTAAATCACCTGGATGTCTTGCACACCCGAGGTACGCAGCTTCTTCAACAGCGCTTCGGTCAGCTCATCGTTGGCCTTGGCCAGAATTTCGCCGGTGTCGGCTTCGACGATGTTGCGGGCAATGACGCGGCCAACCAGGAAGTCTTCCGGCACGCTGATGTGCGTGGTCTTCGACTCTTCCAGTTCACGCGTGTGGCGCGCGGTGACGCGCTTGTCTTTGGCGACCACGACCTTGCCGGACTTGTCGGTAATGTCGAAACGGGCGACCTCACCGCGCAGGCGTTCGGACACGAACTCCATCTGCGCGCCGCTGTCCATCAGGCGGAAGTTGTCATTCACGAAGAAGTTCGCGAGGATCGATTCCGGGTTCAGGCCGATGGCCTTCAACAGGATCGTGACAGGCATCTTGCGGCGACGGTCGACGCGGAAGTACAGCATGTCCTTCGGGTCGAATTCGAAGTCGAGCCACGAACCGCGGTAAGGAATCACGCGGGCCGAGAACAGCAGCTTGCCGCTCGAATGGGTCTTGCCCTTGTCGTGCTCGAAGAACACGCCCGGAGAACGGTGCAGCTGCGACACGATGACGCGCTCGGTACCGTTGACGATGAAGGAACCCTTCTCGGTCATGAGCGGTACTTCGCCCATGTAGACCTCTTGTTCCTTCACTTCTTTCACCACCTTCGACTGCGAAGTCGACGACTCGCGGTCATAGATGATGAGTTGAACCTTGGCGCGCACGGCCGAGGCGAAGGTCAACCCGCGGGTCTGGCATTCGCGCACATCGAACGCCGGTTTCGCCAGGTTGTATTCGAGGTACTTCATCTCGACAAAACCGTTGTGCGAGACGATGGGGAACGCCGCTGTGAAGGCGGCTTGCAAACCTTCGATGGTGCGCTTGGTGGGCGCGATGCCGGCTTGCAGGAACGCGGTGTACGCGTCTTTCTGCATCTGCAGCAGGTAAGGGATTTCGACGACGCTGTCGCGGTTGCCGAAACTTTTTCGGATGCGCTTGCGCTCGGTGTAACTGTACGCGGACGTTTGGGCCATGAGAGCTCCGGGGCTTGAGATCTTGCGCGACTTGAGTCGATGCTTTCGCACCACTCCCTGGCGGCTGGCCACTACCAGCCCTGGCGGACGGCGATGCATTGCACATCGCCCGAACCAAGGGGTCTTCTGTAGTCGGGGTCAGAAGACACTAGAAAGTCTTGAATTGACTTTCTGGTGGCCTCTCGGAGCCCGTTAAAAACCGCGCCGCAGCATGGATTTTGAACGTGCTCTGAAAGCGGCAAAGGCTGGAGGGCCATAAAGCCCTCCAGCCCTTCGCGGAAACCGAATTACTTCAGTTCCACCTTGGCGCCGGCATCTTCCAGCTTCTTCTTGGCAACTTCGGCGTCAGCCTTGGACAG from Variovorax sp. PAMC28562 includes these protein-coding regions:
- the rpoC gene encoding DNA-directed RNA polymerase subunit beta', which gives rise to MKSLLDLFKQFTPDEHFDAISIRMASPEKIRSWSFGEVKKPETINYRTFKPERDGLFCAKIFGPIKDYECLCGKYKRLKHRGVICEKCGVEVTQTKVRRERMGHIDLAAPCAHIWFLKSLPSRLGLVLDMTLRDIERVLYFEAYVITDPGMTPLKKREIMSEDDYDTKRKEFGDEFTAKMGAEGIKDLLEGIELDSEIERLRGDLTGSEVKVKKNSKRLKVLEAFRKSGIKPNWMVLDVLPVLPPDLRPLVPLDGGRFATSDLNDLYRRVINRNSRLRRLLELKAPEIIARNEKRMLQEAVDSLLDNGRRGKAMTGANKRALKSLADMIKGKSGRFRQNLLGKRVDYSGRSVIVVGPTLKLHQCGLPKLMALELFKPFIFSRLEAMGIATTIKAAKKEVESGTPVVWDILEEVIKEHPIMLNRAPTLHRLGIQAFEPILIEGKAIQLHPLVCAAFNADFDGDQMAVHVPLSVEAQMEARTLMLASNNVLFPANGEPSIVPSQDVVLGLYYTTRDRINGKGEGLIFSDIGEVQRALDADVVELTARVAVRITEYAKDKETGEFTASTSLVDTTVGRALLSEILPKGLPFSNINKALKKKEISKLINVSFRKCGLKETVVFADKLLQNGFRLATKAGISIAIDDMLVPAEKHGIIERSAKEVKEIEQQYVSGLVTSGERYNKVVDIWGKAGDEVSKVMMSKLSKERVIDRHGKDVEQESFNSIYMMADSGARGSAAQIRQVAGMRGLMAKPDGSIIETPITANFREGLNVLEYFISTHGARKGLADTALKTANSGYLTRRLVDVTQDLVVIEQDCGTHGGYLMRAIVEGGETIESLRDRILGRSAAEDVLHPENRSVLLKAGEMFDEDNIEVLEAQGVDEVKVRTALTCETRFGICATCYGRDLGRGGLINIGEAVGVIAAQSIGEPGTQLTMRTFHIGGAASRSAIASSVEAKSNGTIGFNATMRYVTNGKGDLVVISRSGEIVIHDEHGRERERHKVPYGAILAVKADQQVKAGHVLANWDPLTRPIITEFAGKTQFENVEEGLTVAKQVDEVTGLSTLVVIDPKRRGATKVVRPQVKLIDASGNEVKIPGTDHSVTIGFPIGSLVQIRDGQDVGPGEVLARIPVEGQKTRDITGGLPRVAELFEARSPKDKGMLAEMTGTVSFGKETKGKIRLQITDPEGGVYEDLVPKEKNILVHEGQVVNKGESVVDGPADPQDILRLLGSEELARYIVDEVQDVYRLQGVKINDKHIEVIVRQMLRRVVVDNIGDTNYISGEQVERSEMLNTNDALRAADKIPATFTNLLLGITKASLSTDSFISAASFQETTRVLTEAAIMGKRDELRGLKENVIVGRLIPAGTGMAYHQARKVKDAMDEAERRAIADSEAAELAGNSSDDTATADAGEGAAAE
- the rpoB gene encoding DNA-directed RNA polymerase subunit beta, whose amino-acid sequence is MAQTSAYSYTERKRIRKSFGNRDSVVEIPYLLQMQKDAYTAFLQAGIAPTKRTIEGLQAAFTAAFPIVSHNGFVEMKYLEYNLAKPAFDVRECQTRGLTFASAVRAKVQLIIYDRESSTSQSKVVKEVKEQEVYMGEVPLMTEKGSFIVNGTERVIVSQLHRSPGVFFEHDKGKTHSSGKLLFSARVIPYRGSWLDFEFDPKDMLYFRVDRRRKMPVTILLKAIGLNPESILANFFVNDNFRLMDSGAQMEFVSERLRGEVARFDITDKSGKVVVAKDKRVTARHTRELEESKTTHISVPEDFLVGRVIARNIVEADTGEILAKANDELTEALLKKLRTSGVQDIQVIYTNELDQGAYISQTLRIDETVDEFAARVAIYRMMRPGEPPTEDAVQALFQRLFYNPDTYDLSRVGRMKFNAKVGRDESTGPMVLTNEDILAVVKILVDLRNGNGEVDDIDHLGNRRVRCVGELAENQYRTGLARIEKAVKERLGQAEQEPLMPHDLINSKPISAALKEFFGASQLSQFMDQTNPLSEITHKRRVSALGPGGLTRERAGFEVRDVHVTHYGRVCPIETPEGPNIGLINSLALYARLNEYGFIETPYRRVADSKVTMDIDYLSAIEEGKYVIAQANAVLDKDGKLTGDLVSAREAGESILVGAERVQYMDVSPAQIVSVAASLVPFLEHDDANRALMGANMQRQAVPVLRPEKPFVGTGIERVSAVDSGTVVTATRGGVVDYVDATRVVVRVNDAEAAAGEVGVDIYNLIKYQRSNQNTNIHQRPIVARGDHISKGDVVADGASTDLGELALGQNMLIAFMPWNGYNFEDSILISERIVAEDRYTSIHIEELVVMARDTKLGAEEITRDIPNLAEQQLNRLDESGIIYVGAEVQPGDTLVGKVTPKGETTLTPEEKLLRAIFGEKASDVKDTSLRVDQGSQGTVIDVQVFTREGIVRDKRAQQIIDDELKRFRLDLNDQLRIVEADAFDRIEKLLTGKAANGGPNKLAKGTKLDKAYLTSVEKFHWFDIRPADDEVASQLESIKNSLEQTRHSFDLMFEEKRKKLTQGDELPAGVLKMVKVYLAVKRRLQPGDKMAGRHGNKGVVSKIVPVEDMPHMADGTPCDICLNPLGVPSRMNVGQVLEVHLGWAGKGIGQRIGDMLQAEAKVAEVRKFMDQFYNGSGRKEDLAQLSDSDVLAMAANLAAGVTFATPVFDGASEEEIRGMLKLAYPEEIAKLKGLTDTRTQAYLYDGRTGDQFDRPVTIGYMHFLKLHHLVDDKMHARSTGPYSLVTQQPLGGKAQFGGQRFGEMEVWALEAYGAAYVLQEMLTVKSDDVVGRTKVYESIVKGEHSIEAGMPESFNVLVKEIRSLGLDIELERS